The following nucleotide sequence is from Futiania mangrovi.
TCATCGGCATCGGCGAGACGGGCCTCGACTATTTCTACGAACACAGCCCGCGCGAGGCGCAGATCGCTGGCTTCCGGCGCCATATCGCGGCAGCGCGGGAAACGGGCTTGCCGCTCATCGTGCATACCCGCGACGCCGACGAGGACACGGTGGCAATCCTGGCGGAGGAAACGGGGAAGGGGGCGTTCCCCTTTCTGATCCATTGCTTTTCTTCGAGCGGCTGGCTCGCGAAGGAGTGTCTCGCGCTGGGCGGCTACATTTCCGTCTCGGGGATCGTGACCTTCAAGAAGGCCGAGGCGTTGCGCGAAACCATTGCCGAGGTTCCGCTTGACCGGATCCTGGTGGAAACCGACGCGCCATATCTCGCGCCCGTGCCGTACCGCGGCAAGACGAACGAACCCGCCTTCGTGGCGTACACGGCCGCTGCGGTCGCGCAACTTAAAAGCGTGGATGAAGACGCAGTCGCGCGCCAGACGACGGACAATTTTTTCCGCCTGTTTTCAAAGGCATCTCGGCCTCAATGACGACAAGATCAAAAGCGCCGCTCAAGGTCACGATCCTGGGTTGCGGGTCATCGGGCGGCGTCCCGCGTGTCGGCAACGACTGGGGTGCGTGCGATCCGGCGGAGCCGCGCAACCGGCGGCGGCGCTGCTCGATCCTTGTCGAACGCGGCGAAACCGCGGTGCTGATCGACACGTCCCCGGACCTGCGGGAACAACTGCTCGATGCGGGCACGCGGCGCCTGGACGCCGTCTTCTACACCCACGATCATGCCGATCAATCGCACGGCATCGACGATCTGCGCGCACTGGCGCTGACCATGCGGCGGCGGATCGACGTCTATTCGGACGAAGCGACCGCGCGCACGCTGATGAGCCGGTTCGGCTATTGCTTCGAGGAGATCCGCGGCAGCGGCTATCCGCCGATCCTGCGCCTCAACGAGATCGGCATGGAACCGCTGACCGTGGACGGGCCCGGTGGCGCCATCACGCTGACACCGTTCGAGGTGGAGCATGGCCGCATCCGCGCGCTCGGGTTCCGGATCGGGCCGGTGGCGTATACGCCGGACGTGAGCGACGTGCCGGAGGCCGCGTTCGATGTGCTGGACGGCGTCGACACATGGATCGTGGACGCTTTGCGCTACACGCCGCATCCGACCCATGCGCATCTGGAGAAGACGCTGCAGTGGGTGGCGCGCGTCAATCCGGCCCGCGCGGTTCTGACGAACCTGCACGTCGATCTGGATTACCACACGCTCTGCCGTGATCTTCCTGCCGGCGTCACGCCTGCGTTCGACGGCATGGTGCTCATCTTCGATGTATGAGTTTTGTGACATAATCATCATTATGCGAATTATATATGCTGGAACGAAGGGTCTCCTCCATGAGCGGAACTGAGCGAACCCCTGCCGGTACCGAGCCTGGACCCAGCGACGCGGCCCGCGGCGATCTCCGCCGCATCGACGCGCTTCTCGCCATCATGGCCAAACTCCGCGATCCCGACGGCGGCTGCCCGTGGGACCTCGAACAGGATTTTTCGTCTATCGCGCCATATACCATCGAGGAAGCCTATGAGGTTGCCGACGCGATCCAGCGTGCCGACATGGCCGATCTCAAGGACGAGCTTGGCGATCTCCTCCTCCAGGTGGTGTTTCACGCCCAGATGGCTGACGAGGCCCGCCTTTTCCGGTTCGCTGACGTGGTCGCAGCCGTTTGTGAAAAGATGATCCGGCGGCATCCCCACGTGTTCGGAACCGCGCACATCGACTCGGCGGAAGGCCAGACGGTCAGCTGGGAAGCGATCAAGGCGGCCGAGCGTGCTGAGAAAGCCAAGGGCGATGCGAGCCTGCTCGACGATGTGCCGGTCGCCCTACCCGCGCTGCTGCGCGCCGTGAAACTTCAGAAGCGTGCTGCGCGTGCCCGCTTCGACTGGAACGACCCGGTGCGCGTCTTCGACAAGGTCGAGGAAGAACTTGCAGAACTGCGCGAGGCGGTCGCGAGCGGCGATGCGGCACACGTCGCCGAGGAGATGGGCGATCTGCTGTTCGTCATGGCGAACCTTGCACGCCATCTGAAGGTCGACCCGGAAGATGCACTTCGTCAGGCCAACGCCAAATTCGTTCGCCGTTTCCACTATATCGAGCAGAATGCGGATACGCCGGACCTGGTTGCGGAACCGCTGAGCCTCGAAGCGCTCGAGGCCCTCTGGCAGGAGGCGAAGGCCAAGGGCCTCTAGTCCGCCGCGCCGAAAAAGCGCGCGAGTTCGTCCGCCACCTCCTTGGGCCGTTCTTCGGGCAGGAAATGGCCGCAGTCGAGCGCCCGCCCCCGCACCTCGTGCGCCCACGGCCGCCAGAATCCGAGGTAATCGAAATCGCGCCCGTCCTTGTTGCGCCGCTCGCCCCAAAGACAGAGCAAGGGCGCGGCGATGCGCGTGCCCGCTGCCCGGTCAGCCGCATCGTTCTCGCAATCGCGCGTGGCGCCAGCGCGATAGTCCTCGCACATGGCATGACGCGCGGCGGAATCGGAAAACGCCTTCAGATAATGCGCCATCGCTTTGTCATCGAAACGAAATCCGGCCGCCGCCCAGGATTTCAGCGTCCATCGCAGATAGAACTCCGGCTCCGCGCCGATCAGGCGTTCCGGCAGGTCGAACGGCTGCGCCAGGAAGAACCAGTGATAGGTGCCGAGCGCCATGAACTTGCCCGTGCGGTCGAAGGTGTCGAGCGTCGTGGCGATGTCGAGAACCGCAAGGCGCGCAACCGCAACCGGATGATCAAGCGCAAGGCGGTACGCGACCCGCCCGCCCCGGTCATGGCCTGCGACCGCGAACCGGTCGAAGCCCAGTTGCGCCATCAGTTCCACCATGTCGGCTGCCATGGCGCGCTTGGCATAGGTCAGGTGCTCGGGGTCGCTCGCCGGCTTCGCGCTGTCGCCATAGCCGCGCAGGTCGGGCGCCACGACGGTGAACCGCTCGGCCAGACGCGGGGCCACCGCGCGCCAGCAGGCACGCGATTGCGGGTAGCCGTGCAGCAGAAGGACCGGCGGCCCCTCGCCCGCGATGGAATAGGCGAACTGCCCTGCCGCGAGCCGCACCGTCCGGTCTGCGAAGCCCGGGATCAGTGCGCCGGAACTCACGCCTCGCTTCCCACTTTCAAAAGGCTCGGAAACTCCTTGAGAAGTTGGCCATATTCCTTTTCGCTCAACAACACGTCGAGATGAATCTCGCCCGTCTCCTCGTCCGGCGTGCTGCCCTGTACCTCGCCCTTGCGATAGAGCCAGGCGAGCGCCTCGCCCGCGTCCGCAGGGATGGCGAGGTGACGCAGCCGCCGCTCCTTCCGGAAGAAGCCGGCAATCGCATCGAGCAGCGCATCCATCCCCTCCCCCGTCAGCGCGGACACCGCGACGAGGCTCGGATCGCGTGCTGCACGTTCGGCCACCGCCTCCCGCTCGGGCTCGGGCAGGCGGTCGATCTTGTTGAGAACCTCCAGGATCTCCGACTGCGCACGGGTATCGACGCCAAGCTCGTCCAGCACGCCCAGCACGTCTGCCCGCTGCGCCAGCGTCTCCGGGTGCGAGATGTCGCGCACATGCAGGATCAGGTCGGCCTCCAGCACCTCCTCCAGCGTGGCGCGGAAGGCGGCCACCAGTTCCACCGGCAGGTCGGAGATGAAGCCCACCGTGTCGGAGAGGATGATCCGCTGTCCCGTGCCGGGCAGGACGATTGCCCGCATGGTCGGGTCGAGCGTGGCGAACAACATGTCCTTCGCCACCACCTCGGCCCGCGTCATCGTATTGAAAAGCGTAGACTTTCCAGCGTTCGTGTAGCCCACAAGCGCAACCACCGGGTACGGCACCTTGCGCCGCGTCTTGCGGTGCTCCTCCCGCGTGCGGGCGACCTTGTCCAGTTGCTTCTTGAGGCGCGTGATCTTCTCCGCCAGCACGCGCCGATCGGCCTCGATCTGCGTTTCGCCGGGGCCGCCGAGGAAGCCCGTACCGCCGCGCTGGCGTTCGAGGTGCGTCCAGGAGCGGACGAGCCGGCTCTTCTGGTAGGTGAGATGCGCAAGCTCGACCTGCAGCGCGCCCTCGCGCGTGGCCGCCCGCTCGCCGAAGATCTCGAGGATGAGGCCGGTGCGGTCGACGACCTTCGCCTTCCAGCGGCGTTCGAGGTTGCGCTGCTGCACGGGCGTGACCGCGCTGTCGATGACGACAAGCGCGATCTCGCGGTCGTGGATCAGTTCTGCCAGTTCGTCGACCTTGCCCTCGCCGAAGACCGTGCCCGGCTTGACCTTGTCGAGCGGCACCACCGCCGCGTGCACGATGTCGACGCCGATGGCTTCGGTCAGGCCCACGGCCTCCTCCAGCCGGGACCGGGGATCGCGCGCGGCACCATCCTCACCCGCCCTTGCGGAGGCGGGACGCTTCAATGCCGGGTGAAGGACGCAGGCGCGTGTGCTCATGCCGACACAACAGCACAAGCCAGGACCCGCGTCACCATCGGCGCTGGGGTCAATCCTGCTCCTGCTCGTACAGCTGGACCGGCTGGCCGGGCATCACGGTCGAGATCGCGTGCTTGTAGACCAGCTGCGAGTGCCCGTCGCGGCGCAGCAGCAGGCAGAAGTTGTCGAACCAGGTGATGACGCCCTGCAGCTTGACCCCGTTCACGAGGAAAATCGTGACCGGAATCTTGTTCTTGCGGATCGTGTTGAGGAACGTGTCCTGAAGGTTCTGCTTGTCGTTGGCCACGGGTTCTGCCCCTTTTTGTTGGCGGCGGTTCGGTACGGGTTACAAAGGCGCTGATCGCTACCCCAACGGAGGCGCACAATCAACAGGCGAAAGAGACACCGGGAAATCCCCCAGCAAGTCTCATGCCTGCGCCAGGGCCTCCGACGCCATTATGTAGAGTTCACGCAGCCGCATTGCCACCGATCCCGGCCTTCCATTGCCGATCACCGCATCATCGATCTGTGTCACGGGCGTGACGAAGGACGTCGCGCTGGTGATGAAGGCTTCGCGCGCGGCCTTTGCCTCCTCCACGGTGAACGGCCGCTCGATTATGTGGACGCCCGCTTCCTGGGCAACCTGCATCAGCATCCTGCGCGTGATGCCTCCCAGAATGGCACTGTCGAGCGCGCGCGTGACCAGGTTTCCGTCCGTGTCGACGATCCAGGCGTTGGTCGAGCTTCCCTCGGTCACATGGCCGGTTTCGTCGACCAGCCACGCCTCGTAGCCGCCCGCCTCCTTCGCCGCCTGCTTGGCAAGCACGTTCGGCAAAAGCGCGACGGCCTTGATGTCGCAGCGCTTCCAGCGGATGTCGGGATGGGTGACGGCACGCACCCCCTCCTCCGCCCGGGCCTGCGCCTTTACGAGGTCGACGGGACGTGCGGTGACGACCAGGGAGGAGGCGGCGTGCGCCGGAAAGGCGTGGTCGCGCGGTGCCACCCCCCGCGTCACCTGGAAATAGAGCAACCCGTCGCGCAGGAGATTTCGCCGCATCACCTCGCGCAGGACCACGCGCAGCGCCGGGCGCGCCATCGGCGGATCGATCCGCAATTCGCGCAGCGACCGGTCGAGCCGGTCGAGATGCGGCCCCTCGTCCAGCAGCCTGCCGTTCTTGACCGCGCAAACCTCGTAGACGCCGTCGGCGAACTGGTAGCCACGGTCCTCGACATGCACGCTGGCCTGCGCGTGAGGAACATAGCGGCCATTGACATAGGCGATGCGGGGCATGGATCGGATACCTTCTCGGGCAAACGGGTCAGAAATATTCGAAGCTGACGCGGAACATGTTCTCGACCTTGCGCACCATGTCCGCGGTCGCGAACAGGACCACGCGGGCGCCGGGCTTGATGACGGTGTCGCCGCGCGGAATGACGACCTGCCCGTCCTGAAACACACCGGCCACGATGATGCCCGGGGGCAGCGAGACCTCTTCGAGCGGCTTGCCTGTCAGCGACGAGGTTTCCAGTGCCTCCGCCTCGATCACCTCGGCGGCCCCGTCCTGCACGCTGCGCAGCGCCTTGATGCGGCCGCGCCGGACATGCTGCAGGATCTTCGACACTGTCGTCGCGCGCGGATTGATGAAGGTGTCGATGTTCAGCGTCCGCATGAGGCTGCGGTAGTTCTCGTTGTTGATGAGCGTCACGGCCCGGCGGGCCCCCTGCCGCTTCGCAAGGACGGAGGCGAGGATGTTCACCTCGTCGTCGTTGGTCAGCGCGACCACGGTTTCGGCATCCGCGACGCCCGCTTCCTCCAGCACCTCGCGGTCGAGCGCGTCGCCATGCAGCACCACGGTCCGCGAGAGGTGGTCGGCAACGAACTCCGCCCGCGACTTGTTGTCCTCGATCAAGCGGGCGCGAATGTGACCGCCCTCCTGCTCGATCGCCTCGGCGACGGCGAGGCCGACGTTTCCGCCCCCCATGATGATGATGCGGCGGGCCACCTGTTCCTCGTGACCGAAAACGGCCAGCGTCCGCGGCACCATTGCGGAACGGGAGCAGAAATAGATCTCGTCGCCGGGGAAAAGCTGGTCGTCGGCCTTGGGCACGCGCATCGCGTCTTCGCGCCAGATGCCGATCACGCGGGCGTCGAGATCGGGAAACAGCTCGGTCAGCTGGCGCAGCGGCGTGTTCACCACCGGGCAGTCGTCGTCGAGCCGGACGCCCACGACCTGAACCTTGCCATCGAGGAAGGGCAGCGTTTCGAATGCACCGGGCGCCTTGAGGCGCCGCAGCACAGACTTCGCCACCTCCATCTCCGGCGAGATGATCTCGTCGATCGGCAGATTGTCGCGGCTGAAGAGATCCCGCCACATCGGCTTGAGATAGGACTGGGAGCGGACGCGCGCGATCTTCACCGGCACATTGAAGAGGGAATGGCACACCTGGCAGGCGATCATGTTCACCTCGTCGGAGTGTGTGACCGCAACCACCAGCTCGGCATCGCGCGCGCCCGCGCGGTCCAGCACGTCCGGGTGCGACGCGAAGCCGACGACCCCTTGCACGTCCAGCGTGTCGGTGATCTTGCGCACGAGGTCGGGCGAGCTGTCGATCACCACGACGTCGTTTTCCTCCGCCGCAAGCTGGCGGGCAATGTTGGAGCCGACCATCCCGGCTCCGCACACGATGGCGCGCATGACGTGTCGCTCCTTTATCGGCCCCGTCGGGCCGTTACTCCTCGCTCTCGCCCCCACGGGCGTCGGCACCGATTCCCAGCATCTTCAGCTTGCGGTGCAGGGCCGAGCGCTCCATCCCGATGAACGACGCGGTGCGCGAGATGTTGCCGTTGAACCGCGTGATCTGTGCGACGAGATAATCGCGCTCGAACCTCTCACGGGCTTCGCGCAGCGGCAAGGTCATCAGTTGCTCGGTCCCGTTGCCGCGCAGCACGGCAGGCGCCGCATCAACGATGTCCTGAGGGATGGCCTCGGCCGTGATTGGGCCCTGCTCGCCGCGCGTCAGAATCAGCAGCCGTTCAACCACGTTGCGCAGCTGGCGCACGTTGCCGGGCCAATCGTAGCTTTGCAGCAGCGCCATGGCGTCGTCGCTCACGTCGCGCTGCGGGAAGCCAGCGCTTTCGGCCAGGGTGCGGGCGAAATGGCGCACGAGGACGGGGATGTCCTCCCGCCGCTCGGCCAGCGAGGGGATGCGCACGGGCACCACGTTGAGACGGTGAAACAGATCCTCCCGGAACCGGCCGCCCGCGATCTCCCGCGCAAGGTCGCGGCTCGTCGCGCTGATCACGCGCACGTCCACGCGCACCGGTTCGGCGCCGTTGACGCGGTGGAAGGTCTGGTCGACGAGGACCCGCAGGATCTTGTTCTGCGTCTCGGGTGGCATGTCACCCACCTCGTCGAGGAAGAGCGTCCCGCCGTGCGCCTGCTCGAAGACGCCGATCTTCCTGGGGTGGCCGTCCTGTGCCTCGACGCCGAACAGTTCCGACTCCATCCGCTCCGGCGCGATGGAGGCCGCGTTGATCGCGATGAAGCCGCCGCTCGCCCGGCGCGAGCCGGCATGAATCATCCGCGCGACCGTCTCCTTGCCCGAACCGGCCGGTCCGGTAACCAGCACGCGGCTTCCCGTGGGGGCGATCTTCTCGACCATCCCCCGCAGCGCCATCGCAGCCGGGGATTCGCCCACCAGCACATCCGACTGACCGGAGCGCAGACGAAGCTCCGCCACCTCGCGCTTCAGCCTCGCGGCCTCCAGCGCGCGGGCGATGATCAGCAGAAGCTGGTCGATCTTCAGCGGCTTCTCGATGAAGTCATAGGCGCCGGCGCGTATCGCGGACACCGCGACCTCGATATTGCCGTGGCCCGATATGATGACGACGGGAACGTCGGGCGTGTTCCGCTTCACCTCCTGTAGCACCTGCAGCCCGTCGAGGCGGGAGCCCTTGAGCCAGATGTCGAGGAGCACCAGCGACGGCTTGCGCATCGCGATCTCGCGCAGCGCGGTATCGGCATCGCCGGCCGTGCGTGCCTCGTAGCCCTCGTCCTCCAGGATGCCAGAGATCAGGTCGCGGATGTCCGCTTCGTCGTCGACGATCAGGATGTCCTTCATGCCACGCTCTCCGAGGGATTGATGCTCCCGGCCGGGTGCGGCCGGGGAAACACGAGGGTCATGGACGCACCGCGCCCGTCGGGAGCATCGCTGACACGCAGCGTTCCCCCGTGGTCGTCCATTACCTTCTCGACAATCGCAAGACCGAGGCCCGTGCCCTTGTCCCGCGTCGTCACATAGGGCTCGGTCAGCCGGTGGCGCAGGTCGCCCGGCAGGCCAGTGCCGTTGTCGATGATCCGAACCTCGACAGTCCCGTCGCCAGGCACGATCTCTACCCTTACCTTGCCTTCGTAGCCCGCTCCCTGCCCCTCCTGCTCGGCGCGCGCATGAACCGCTTCGCCGGCGTTCTTCAGCAGGTTGACGAGGGCCTGGGAGATCAGCCGCTGGTCGCATTGCACGAGCACCGCCTCGTCGGGCGCGATCACGCCGAACATGATCTGCGGGTCGCCGACCTGTTGCAGGAAGACCGCCTGGCGCACCACCTCCGTGATGTTCTCCTCCGCCATGACCGGCTTGGGCATGCGCGCGAAGGCCGAGAACTCGTCCACCATGTGGCGGATGTCGCCCACCTGCCGGACGATCGTGTCCGTGCACTGCTCGAACACCGCGCGGCCCTCGCCGATCTGGGTCGAATACTTGCGCTTCAGCCGCTCGGCCGACAGCTGGATGGGCGTCAGCGGGTTCTTGATCTCGTGCGCGATGCGCCGCGCCACGTCCGCCCAGGCCGCCATGCGCTGCGCAGCCATGAGCCGGGTGACGTCGTCGAGCGTCACGACAAAGCCCGCCGGCCCGTCGGGCGCGGGCTCGGTCGTAACCCGGACCAGCAGTTCGCGCGCCGTGCCCTCGCGCTCGATCCGCACCTGGTCCGAGGGCTCGAGGTCCGTGCGCAGCCCCTTGCGCACCCCGCGCACGAGGTCCTTCAGCTCCGGCGCCACGTCCTCCAGCCGCTGGCCGAGCAGCCGGTCTGGCGGCAGGCCGAGCAGCTTGCACGCCGTGGTGTTCGCAACCTCCACCCGGCCGCCCTGATCCAGGCCCACCACGCCCGCCGACACGCCGAACAGCACCGCCTCGATGAAGCGGCGGCGGTCGTCTATGCTCCGATTGGCCCGAACAAGCTCGTCGCGCTGCGCCTGCAACTGCGCGGTCATGCGGTTGAACGCGTTGCTCAGGCCCCCGATCTCGTCCTTCGGCTGGCCTTCGGGGACGCGCACGCGCAAATCCCCCTCCGACACGCGCATGGCTGCATCGATCAGGCGCCCGACGGGCGTGGCGAGACGGTTGGAGAACCATAGCCCCACCCAGATCGCCGTCATCAGCACCAGGAGCGCGAAGATGAAATAGATCAGCGCAAGGGTCAGCTGGACACCCGACCTCTGGCTTTCCAGCCGCTCGTACTGCTCCACCGCGTCGCGC
It contains:
- the ntrX gene encoding nitrogen assimilation response regulator NtrX codes for the protein MKDILIVDDEADIRDLISGILEDEGYEARTAGDADTALREIAMRKPSLVLLDIWLKGSRLDGLQVLQEVKRNTPDVPVVIISGHGNIEVAVSAIRAGAYDFIEKPLKIDQLLLIIARALEAARLKREVAELRLRSGQSDVLVGESPAAMALRGMVEKIAPTGSRVLVTGPAGSGKETVARMIHAGSRRASGGFIAINAASIAPERMESELFGVEAQDGHPRKIGVFEQAHGGTLFLDEVGDMPPETQNKILRVLVDQTFHRVNGAEPVRVDVRVISATSRDLAREIAGGRFREDLFHRLNVVPVRIPSLAERREDIPVLVRHFARTLAESAGFPQRDVSDDAMALLQSYDWPGNVRQLRNVVERLLILTRGEQGPITAEAIPQDIVDAAPAVLRGNGTEQLMTLPLREARERFERDYLVAQITRFNGNISRTASFIGMERSALHRKLKMLGIGADARGGESEE
- the hfq gene encoding RNA chaperone Hfq; this translates as MANDKQNLQDTFLNTIRKNKIPVTIFLVNGVKLQGVITWFDNFCLLLRRDGHSQLVYKHAISTVMPGQPVQLYEQEQD
- a CDS encoding alpha/beta fold hydrolase, with the translated sequence MSSGALIPGFADRTVRLAAGQFAYSIAGEGPPVLLLHGYPQSRACWRAVAPRLAERFTVVAPDLRGYGDSAKPASDPEHLTYAKRAMAADMVELMAQLGFDRFAVAGHDRGGRVAYRLALDHPVAVARLAVLDIATTLDTFDRTGKFMALGTYHWFFLAQPFDLPERLIGAEPEFYLRWTLKSWAAAGFRFDDKAMAHYLKAFSDSAARHAMCEDYRAGATRDCENDAADRAAGTRIAAPLLCLWGERRNKDGRDFDYLGFWRPWAHEVRGRALDCGHFLPEERPKEVADELARFFGAAD
- a CDS encoding MBL fold metallo-hydrolase, coding for MTTRSKAPLKVTILGCGSSGGVPRVGNDWGACDPAEPRNRRRRCSILVERGETAVLIDTSPDLREQLLDAGTRRLDAVFYTHDHADQSHGIDDLRALALTMRRRIDVYSDEATARTLMSRFGYCFEEIRGSGYPPILRLNEIGMEPLTVDGPGGAITLTPFEVEHGRIRALGFRIGPVAYTPDVSDVPEAAFDVLDGVDTWIVDALRYTPHPTHAHLEKTLQWVARVNPARAVLTNLHVDLDYHTLCRDLPAGVTPAFDGMVLIFDV
- a CDS encoding sensor histidine kinase NtrY-like; this translates as MATSAETATPPGRRSLFGRLSEARLGSRLAVAIAIAAPFSGFLTYLVITDATPLGPQPELAVALIVLDVALLVLLAAIIGWRVFQLLMARRAGSAGSQLHIRLVTLFALIAVVPAILVAVFSAITINLGLETWFSTRVRQAVTNSVVVAEAYLDEHRQVIRADALAMATDVNRASNLLHDNPSRFGELVTTQAALRALPEAYVINSRGEIIAQASLAMAMTFDPPPAGAMDRAAEGEVVILTSEEDAQVRALVRLGAFVDAYLYVARFLDPRALDHLRRTRDAVEQYERLESQRSGVQLTLALIYFIFALLVLMTAIWVGLWFSNRLATPVGRLIDAAMRVSEGDLRVRVPEGQPKDEIGGLSNAFNRMTAQLQAQRDELVRANRSIDDRRRFIEAVLFGVSAGVVGLDQGGRVEVANTTACKLLGLPPDRLLGQRLEDVAPELKDLVRGVRKGLRTDLEPSDQVRIEREGTARELLVRVTTEPAPDGPAGFVVTLDDVTRLMAAQRMAAWADVARRIAHEIKNPLTPIQLSAERLKRKYSTQIGEGRAVFEQCTDTIVRQVGDIRHMVDEFSAFARMPKPVMAEENITEVVRQAVFLQQVGDPQIMFGVIAPDEAVLVQCDQRLISQALVNLLKNAGEAVHARAEQEGQGAGYEGKVRVEIVPGDGTVEVRIIDNGTGLPGDLRHRLTEPYVTTRDKGTGLGLAIVEKVMDDHGGTLRVSDAPDGRGASMTLVFPRPHPAGSINPSESVA
- a CDS encoding TatD family hydrolase → MLVDSHCHLDFPQFGEDLDGVLSRAAEAGVGAMLTISTSIGRFPGVLEVARRSPVLYASVGVHPHEAGAEPDVTTNDLLMRARDPKVIGIGETGLDYFYEHSPREAQIAGFRRHIAAARETGLPLIVHTRDADEDTVAILAEETGKGAFPFLIHCFSSSGWLAKECLALGGYISVSGIVTFKKAEALRETIAEVPLDRILVETDAPYLAPVPYRGKTNEPAFVAYTAAAVAQLKSVDEDAVARQTTDNFFRLFSKASRPQ
- the trkA gene encoding Trk system potassium transporter TrkA, whose product is MRAIVCGAGMVGSNIARQLAAEENDVVVIDSSPDLVRKITDTLDVQGVVGFASHPDVLDRAGARDAELVVAVTHSDEVNMIACQVCHSLFNVPVKIARVRSQSYLKPMWRDLFSRDNLPIDEIISPEMEVAKSVLRRLKAPGAFETLPFLDGKVQVVGVRLDDDCPVVNTPLRQLTELFPDLDARVIGIWREDAMRVPKADDQLFPGDEIYFCSRSAMVPRTLAVFGHEEQVARRIIIMGGGNVGLAVAEAIEQEGGHIRARLIEDNKSRAEFVADHLSRTVVLHGDALDREVLEEAGVADAETVVALTNDDEVNILASVLAKRQGARRAVTLINNENYRSLMRTLNIDTFINPRATTVSKILQHVRRGRIKALRSVQDGAAEVIEAEALETSSLTGKPLEEVSLPPGIIVAGVFQDGQVVIPRGDTVIKPGARVVLFATADMVRKVENMFRVSFEYF
- a CDS encoding D-amino-acid transaminase; this encodes MPRIAYVNGRYVPHAQASVHVEDRGYQFADGVYEVCAVKNGRLLDEGPHLDRLDRSLRELRIDPPMARPALRVVLREVMRRNLLRDGLLYFQVTRGVAPRDHAFPAHAASSLVVTARPVDLVKAQARAEEGVRAVTHPDIRWKRCDIKAVALLPNVLAKQAAKEAGGYEAWLVDETGHVTEGSSTNAWIVDTDGNLVTRALDSAILGGITRRMLMQVAQEAGVHIIERPFTVEEAKAAREAFITSATSFVTPVTQIDDAVIGNGRPGSVAMRLRELYIMASEALAQA
- the hflX gene encoding GTPase HflX: MSTRACVLHPALKRPASARAGEDGAARDPRSRLEEAVGLTEAIGVDIVHAAVVPLDKVKPGTVFGEGKVDELAELIHDREIALVVIDSAVTPVQQRNLERRWKAKVVDRTGLILEIFGERAATREGALQVELAHLTYQKSRLVRSWTHLERQRGGTGFLGGPGETQIEADRRVLAEKITRLKKQLDKVARTREEHRKTRRKVPYPVVALVGYTNAGKSTLFNTMTRAEVVAKDMLFATLDPTMRAIVLPGTGQRIILSDTVGFISDLPVELVAAFRATLEEVLEADLILHVRDISHPETLAQRADVLGVLDELGVDTRAQSEILEVLNKIDRLPEPEREAVAERAARDPSLVAVSALTGEGMDALLDAIAGFFRKERRLRHLAIPADAGEALAWLYRKGEVQGSTPDEETGEIHLDVLLSEKEYGQLLKEFPSLLKVGSEA
- the mazG gene encoding nucleoside triphosphate pyrophosphohydrolase, which encodes MSGTERTPAGTEPGPSDAARGDLRRIDALLAIMAKLRDPDGGCPWDLEQDFSSIAPYTIEEAYEVADAIQRADMADLKDELGDLLLQVVFHAQMADEARLFRFADVVAAVCEKMIRRHPHVFGTAHIDSAEGQTVSWEAIKAAERAEKAKGDASLLDDVPVALPALLRAVKLQKRAARARFDWNDPVRVFDKVEEELAELREAVASGDAAHVAEEMGDLLFVMANLARHLKVDPEDALRQANAKFVRRFHYIEQNADTPDLVAEPLSLEALEALWQEAKAKGL